The Mesorhizobium loti genome includes a region encoding these proteins:
- a CDS encoding response regulator, translated as MTARILVVDDEPDLEVLIVQKFRRQIRDGAVIFLFASDGVDALSVIDGDSDIDMVLCDINMPRMDGLSLLEKLQQAEGQQLSTVIVSAYGDMANIRTAMNRGAFDFITKPIDFADLETTIAKTLKHREVLHEAHRRQAVAERAHASLSRYFSPNLAERLAGDADGLALAGQWREVASLFTDITSFTTLVETIDPATLGALLNDYLAGMTDVVFAHEGTVAKIVGDALHVLFGAPGEQQDHAARAVACALELDALSQSFRDSWRDKGVAVGTTRIGVHAGPALVGNFGGGRFFDYTAYGDTINIAARLESANKQLGTRICVSGSAAARVEGFRGRPVGDLMLRGRAEALRAFEPLSSKQYDDPSTASYLEAFGRLEAGDANALTAFAAHIGKCPDDQLASFHLKRLLNGAKGTRISLD; from the coding sequence GTGACGGCGCGCATCCTCGTGGTGGACGACGAGCCCGATCTTGAGGTCTTGATCGTCCAGAAGTTCCGGCGTCAGATCCGCGACGGCGCGGTCATTTTCCTGTTTGCCAGCGATGGTGTGGACGCCCTGTCCGTCATCGACGGCGACAGTGACATCGACATGGTGCTGTGCGACATCAACATGCCCCGTATGGACGGCCTGTCGCTGCTGGAGAAGCTGCAGCAGGCCGAGGGGCAGCAGCTTTCGACGGTCATCGTCTCCGCCTACGGTGACATGGCCAACATCCGCACTGCGATGAACCGCGGCGCCTTCGACTTCATCACTAAGCCGATCGACTTTGCCGACCTTGAGACCACGATCGCCAAGACCTTGAAGCATCGCGAGGTGCTGCACGAGGCGCATCGGCGGCAAGCGGTCGCGGAGCGCGCGCATGCATCGCTGTCGCGCTACTTCTCGCCCAATCTGGCCGAGCGACTGGCCGGCGACGCCGACGGGTTGGCGCTAGCCGGACAGTGGCGCGAGGTCGCCTCGCTGTTCACCGACATTACCAGCTTCACCACGCTGGTGGAAACGATCGACCCTGCCACGCTAGGCGCGCTCCTCAATGACTATTTGGCCGGCATGACCGACGTCGTGTTCGCGCATGAAGGCACCGTCGCCAAGATCGTCGGCGATGCGCTGCATGTGCTGTTCGGCGCGCCTGGCGAGCAGCAGGACCATGCGGCGCGCGCGGTTGCCTGCGCGCTCGAGCTCGACGCGCTGTCGCAATCGTTCCGCGACAGCTGGCGCGACAAGGGCGTCGCGGTCGGTACCACCCGCATCGGCGTCCATGCAGGTCCGGCGCTGGTCGGAAATTTCGGCGGAGGCCGCTTCTTCGACTACACGGCCTATGGCGACACCATCAATATCGCGGCGCGGCTGGAAAGCGCCAACAAGCAGCTGGGCACGCGTATCTGCGTCAGCGGGAGCGCGGCTGCAAGGGTCGAGGGCTTCCGCGGACGGCCGGTCGGCGATCTGATGCTGCGCGGGAGGGCCGAGGCGCTGCGCGCGTTCGAGCCTTTGTCGTCAAAGCAGTATGATGATCCTTCGACGGCGAGCTATCTCGAAGCCTTCGGCAGATTGGAGGCCGGAGATGCAAACGCGCTTACGGCTTTCGCCGCGCACATCGGCAAATGTCCGGACGACCAGCTCGCCAGCTTCCATCTCAAGCGGCTGCTCAACGGCGCCAAGGGAACGCGGATCAGCCTCGACTGA
- a CDS encoding helix-turn-helix transcriptional regulator, with amino-acid sequence MITAAQMRAARALAGIDQKTLAERAGVSLPTIQRMEASDGVVRGVVDTLMKVIQALDEAGVELIGENQTSERGGRGVRLKPVVPPDPKAEPA; translated from the coding sequence ATGATCACTGCCGCGCAGATGCGCGCCGCAAGGGCGTTGGCCGGCATCGATCAGAAGACGCTCGCCGAGCGCGCCGGCGTTTCGCTTCCGACCATCCAGCGGATGGAGGCGAGCGATGGCGTGGTCAGGGGCGTGGTCGACACGCTGATGAAGGTCATCCAGGCCCTTGACGAGGCCGGGGTGGAATTGATCGGCGAGAACCAGACCAGCGAGCGCGGCGGCCGGGGCGTGCGCCTCAAGCCTGTCGTGCCGCCAGATCCCAAGGCTGAGCCGGCATAA
- a CDS encoding SulP family inorganic anion transporter, with translation MDQTQRAVHQPAHKSAHKPTFSELFTPKLVTVWREGYTLANFKADAIAGLTVAIVALPLSMAIAIASGVTPERGLYTSIVGGFIISALGGSRFQIGGPAGAFIVLVAATAARVGVDGLLLATMMAGVFLLAIGYLRLGTYIKFIPYPVTVGFTAGIAVIIFSGQIVELFGLKLAGKEPGPLVPKLIAVGEAVGTINPAATFVAVLTIVTIACLKRWRPTWPAMLIAIGLASLAVALLALPAETIGTRFGGIPRSLQMPAFPPISLGRMIDVLPDAIAFALLGAIESLLSAVVADGMTGRRHRSNCELVAQGFANIASALFGGICATGTIARTATNVRAGAHGPVSGIVHSAILLALMLVAAPLASYIPLAALAGVLAVVCWNMFEKQAFATLLRTSRGDALVLMATFLLVIFRDLTEGIVVGFVLGSILFIDRMAKSIAVEVDQPLVQEDVADSTNAYDSSEATDADTVVYRISGAFFFGAASTVGTVLDRIADQRKNFILDCSAVPFFDSTAANVIEGAAHKAKRAGVRFIISGAAPQIRRMLINHGVKRPLVTYAASIRDARAQLKGKLEAE, from the coding sequence ATGGATCAGACGCAGCGGGCAGTACATCAACCGGCCCATAAGTCGGCCCACAAGCCGACATTTTCCGAATTGTTCACGCCAAAGCTGGTGACGGTCTGGCGCGAGGGCTACACGCTCGCAAACTTCAAGGCGGACGCCATCGCCGGGCTGACGGTGGCCATCGTCGCGCTGCCATTGTCGATGGCGATCGCGATCGCCTCGGGCGTGACGCCTGAGCGCGGCCTCTACACCTCGATCGTCGGCGGGTTCATCATTTCAGCGCTCGGCGGCAGCCGCTTCCAGATCGGCGGCCCGGCCGGCGCCTTCATCGTGCTGGTGGCCGCGACGGCTGCCCGGGTCGGTGTCGACGGGCTGCTGCTGGCAACGATGATGGCAGGCGTCTTCCTGCTCGCCATCGGCTATCTCCGTCTCGGCACCTACATCAAGTTCATTCCCTATCCGGTGACGGTCGGCTTCACCGCCGGCATCGCCGTCATCATCTTTTCGGGACAGATCGTCGAACTGTTCGGGCTGAAGCTTGCCGGCAAGGAGCCGGGACCGCTGGTGCCGAAGTTGATCGCGGTCGGTGAGGCGGTCGGCACCATCAACCCGGCGGCGACCTTCGTGGCGGTGTTGACCATCGTCACCATCGCCTGCCTGAAGCGCTGGCGGCCGACATGGCCTGCCATGCTCATCGCCATCGGGCTGGCATCGCTGGCCGTGGCGCTTCTTGCGCTACCGGCGGAGACGATCGGCACCCGCTTTGGCGGGATCCCGCGCAGCCTGCAGATGCCCGCTTTTCCACCGATCAGCCTGGGCAGGATGATTGACGTGCTGCCGGACGCCATTGCCTTTGCCCTGCTCGGCGCGATCGAATCGCTTCTGTCGGCGGTGGTCGCCGACGGAATGACGGGCCGGCGGCATCGTTCCAACTGCGAACTGGTGGCGCAAGGCTTCGCCAACATCGCGTCCGCCCTGTTCGGCGGCATCTGCGCCACCGGCACCATCGCCCGCACCGCGACCAATGTGCGGGCCGGCGCCCACGGACCGGTTTCGGGCATCGTCCACTCCGCCATCCTGCTCGCGCTGATGCTGGTGGCGGCGCCGCTCGCCAGCTACATCCCGCTCGCCGCCCTTGCCGGCGTGCTGGCGGTCGTGTGTTGGAACATGTTCGAGAAACAGGCCTTCGCCACGTTGCTGCGCACGTCGCGCGGCGACGCGCTGGTGCTGATGGCGACCTTCCTGCTCGTCATCTTCCGCGACCTCACCGAAGGGATCGTCGTCGGCTTCGTGCTGGGGTCGATCCTGTTCATCGACCGCATGGCCAAGTCGATTGCGGTCGAGGTCGATCAGCCGCTGGTGCAGGAGGATGTCGCCGACAGCACCAACGCCTACGATTCCAGCGAGGCGACCGACGCCGATACTGTCGTCTACCGCATTTCGGGCGCCTTCTTCTTCGGCGCCGCGTCGACCGTCGGCACCGTGCTCGACCGCATCGCCGACCAGCGCAAGAACTTCATCCTCGACTGCTCGGCCGTACCGTTCTTCGATTCGACGGCGGCCAATGTCATCGAGGGCGCCGCCCACAAGGCGAAGCGCGCCGGTGTCCGCTTCATCATATCGGGTGCCGCGCCGCAGATACGGCGCATGCTGATCAACCACGGCGTCAAGCGTCCGCTGGTGACCTATGCCGCCTCGATCCGCGACGCACGGGCGCAACTGAAAGGGAAGCTGGAGGCGGAATAG
- a CDS encoding tetratricopeptide repeat protein: MERRLTAILAADVVGYSRLMGADEVGTLAQLKRLRAEVIEPKITESHGRIVGSAGDSLLVEFASAVHAVQCAVEAQEGLAAHNASLPEDKRMTFRMGVNLSDVIAEDDTIYGDGVNIAARLEKLAEPGGVCVASNVYEQVKGKLDYAYTDLGSHQVHNIVEAVRAYQVSRAKPTSVFSTRERLTLPEKPSIAVLPFDNLSGDPEQGYFADGMVEEIITALSRTRWLFVIARNSSFTYKGRAVDIKQVGRELGVRYVLEGSVRKAASRVRITGQLIDAATGAHLWADRFDGGLEDVFDLQEDVTRSVVGAIAPKLEQAEIERAKRKPTEHLDAYDYYLRGIASLHQLTRESNANALQLFYKAIELDPEFASAYGMAAWCAVMRKANGWMADREQETVETERLALKAVDLGRDDAVALSLGGHALAFVVGDNNSGAAFIDRALALNPNLATAWLFSGWVRVDLGDAETALQHLATAIRMSPVDPLMFDMQNAVAVAHLFAGRFEEASSWAERSLREKPDFLGSLRYAAASYAHAGRTEDAQKVVSRILALDPGQRISNLADVVSAVPAHMALLAEGLRKAGLPE; encoded by the coding sequence ATGGAGCGACGCCTCACCGCAATCCTTGCTGCCGACGTCGTCGGCTACAGCCGCCTCATGGGAGCCGACGAGGTTGGCACGCTTGCACAGCTGAAGAGGCTTCGCGCCGAAGTGATCGAGCCCAAGATCACAGAGTCCCACGGACGCATCGTCGGTTCCGCTGGCGACAGCCTTCTTGTCGAATTCGCCAGCGCAGTCCACGCGGTGCAGTGTGCGGTCGAAGCCCAGGAGGGATTGGCTGCTCACAATGCAAGTTTGCCCGAAGACAAGCGCATGACTTTCCGTATGGGCGTGAATTTGAGCGACGTGATTGCCGAGGACGATACAATCTACGGTGATGGTGTGAACATCGCCGCGCGGCTCGAGAAGCTTGCAGAACCTGGCGGCGTCTGCGTCGCGAGCAACGTCTACGAGCAGGTCAAGGGCAAACTAGACTATGCCTACACCGACCTCGGTAGCCATCAGGTCCACAACATCGTGGAGGCGGTGCGCGCCTATCAGGTCAGTCGAGCAAAACCAACTTCGGTATTCTCGACAAGGGAGAGGCTGACGCTTCCCGAAAAACCGTCCATCGCGGTCTTGCCATTCGACAACCTCAGTGGCGACCCCGAGCAGGGCTACTTCGCTGACGGCATGGTGGAGGAGATCATCACCGCGCTGTCCCGGACGCGCTGGCTGTTCGTCATCGCGCGCAACTCGAGCTTTACCTACAAGGGCCGGGCAGTGGACATCAAGCAGGTCGGGCGCGAGCTTGGTGTGCGCTATGTGCTTGAAGGGAGCGTGCGCAAGGCGGCGAGCAGGGTGCGCATCACCGGGCAGCTTATCGATGCGGCAACGGGTGCACATCTATGGGCCGACCGTTTCGACGGCGGGCTGGAGGACGTTTTTGACCTGCAGGAGGACGTGACCCGGAGCGTCGTCGGAGCGATCGCTCCGAAGCTGGAACAGGCAGAGATCGAGCGGGCCAAGCGCAAGCCGACCGAGCACCTTGACGCTTACGACTATTATCTGCGCGGGATAGCAAGCCTCCACCAGTTGACCAGGGAATCCAATGCAAACGCCCTTCAGTTGTTTTACAAGGCCATCGAACTCGACCCTGAATTCGCCTCGGCATACGGCATGGCCGCGTGGTGTGCCGTCATGCGCAAGGCAAACGGCTGGATGGCCGATCGTGAGCAGGAAACCGTCGAGACAGAACGCCTGGCTCTGAAGGCAGTGGATTTGGGCAGGGATGACGCGGTTGCGCTCTCACTCGGCGGGCACGCGCTCGCGTTTGTCGTGGGCGACAACAATAGCGGGGCAGCGTTCATTGATCGCGCGCTCGCGCTCAATCCGAACCTGGCCACTGCGTGGCTATTCAGCGGCTGGGTCAGAGTCGACCTCGGCGATGCGGAAACCGCCCTCCAGCACCTCGCGACTGCGATACGCATGAGCCCGGTCGACCCGCTCATGTTCGATATGCAGAATGCGGTTGCAGTGGCTCATCTCTTCGCTGGTCGATTTGAGGAGGCATCATCTTGGGCCGAAAGGTCGTTGCGGGAAAAGCCGGACTTTTTGGGGTCGTTGCGCTATGCGGCTGCAAGCTATGCTCACGCCGGCCGAACCGAGGACGCGCAAAAGGTGGTGAGCCGAATTCTCGCCCTCGATCCTGGCCAACGAATTTCCAATCTCGCCGACGTCGTTTCAGCCGTCCCAGCCCATATGGCTCTGCTTGCAGAAGGTTTGCGAAAGGCGGGGCTGCCGGAATAG
- a CDS encoding response regulator, with amino-acid sequence MSLLILVVDDEPDVEPLFRQQFRRDIRATRFTMEFAQSAVDALEQIDHAEGVTLILVLSDINMPGMSGLELLPKIKVLRPDVPVIMITAYGDAETKRKALENGAEALLTKPIDFAALRQQIETRLGMVA; translated from the coding sequence ATGAGCCTCCTCATCCTGGTCGTCGACGACGAGCCCGACGTCGAGCCGCTGTTTCGCCAGCAGTTCCGCCGCGACATCCGAGCCACCCGCTTCACCATGGAGTTCGCGCAATCGGCGGTCGATGCGTTGGAGCAGATCGACCACGCCGAAGGGGTGACACTGATCCTGGTGCTGTCCGACATCAATATGCCCGGCATGAGCGGGCTCGAGCTGCTGCCGAAGATCAAGGTGCTGCGGCCCGACGTCCCGGTCATCATGATCACCGCCTATGGCGACGCCGAGACCAAGCGCAAGGCGTTGGAGAACGGCGCCGAAGCGCTGCTGACCAAGCCGATCGACTTTGCGGCGCTCAGGCAACAGATCGAAACGCGGCTGGGAATGGTGGCGTGA